Proteins co-encoded in one Setaria viridis chromosome 9, Setaria_viridis_v4.0, whole genome shotgun sequence genomic window:
- the LOC117840332 gene encoding serine/threonine-protein kinase BSK1-2 yields the protein MGCCRSSLRAGAGAGTHAAEKPPRHRPPPPPPPPPTNRSSSFSLNAHQAAPSVRAGAGGGGGDVPAFAEFSLADLRAATGGFAAANIVSESGEKAPNLVYRGQLKGPAGGAPPRAIAVKKFAKLAWPDPKQFAEEAKGVGSLRHRRMANLIGYCCDGDERLLVAEFMPNDTLAKHLFHWENQTIEWAMRLRVAYYISQALEYCSTKGRPLYHDLNAYRVLFDESGDPRLSCFGLMKNSRDGKSYSTNLAYTPPEYLRNGRVTPESVIFSFGTVLLDLLSGKRIPPSHALDIMRGRNIQAVMDSHLEGNYSIEVATTLVNLASQCLQYEPRDRPDIKKLVSILEPLQIKLEVPSYVMLGIPKPVEEPQAPPTPQRPLSPMGEACSRMDLTAIHQILFTTHYRDDEGSNELSFQEWTQQMRDMLDARKRGDFAFKDKDFKAAIDCYTQFVDVGTMVSPTVFARRSLCYLMCDQPDAALRDAMQAQIIYPDWPTAFYMQAVALSKLNMQSDAVDMLNEASQLEEKRQKSTKGP from the exons ATGGGTTGCTGCCGCTCCTCGCTACGggcgggggccggggccgggacccacgcggcggagaagccgccccgccaccgcccgccgccgccgccgccgccgccaccgacgaaCCGCTCGTCCTCCTTCTCCCTGAACGCGCACCAGGCCGCGCCCTCGGTccgcgctggcgccggcggtgggggcggggaTGTCCCGGCGTTCGCGGAGTTCTCCCTGGCGGACCTCCGCGCGGCCACGGGCGGGTTCGCGGCGGCGAACATCGTCTCCGAGAGCGGCGAGAAGGCGCCCAACCTCGTCTACAGGGGCCAGCTGAagggccccgccggcggcgccccgccgcgcgcgaTTGCCGTGAAGAAGTTCGCCAAGCTCGCCTGGCCCGACCCCAAGCAGTTCGCG GAGGAGGCCAAGGGGGTTGGGAGCCTGCGGCACAGGAGGATGGCGAACCTGATCGGCTACTgctgcgacggcgacgagcgcctTCTTGTTGCCGAGTTCATGCCCAACGACACCCTTGCCAAGCACCTGTTTCACT GGGAAAACCAGACTATAGAATGGGCTATGCGTCTGAGAGTTGCATACTACATTTCTCAAGCATTGGAATATTGTAGTACCAAGGGGCGGCCTTTATATCATGACTTAAATGCATACAGGGTCCTCTTTGATGAG AGTGGTGACCCTCGTCTTTCATGCTTTGGTCTGATGAAAAACAGCAGGGATGGGAAAAGCTATAGCACTAACCTAGCATATACACCTCCAGAATATCTGAGAAATG GCAGGGTTACTCCAGAAAGCGTCATATTCAGTTTTGGCACTGTACTCCTTGACCTTCTCAGTGGAAAACGTATACCTCCTTCACAT GCACTTGATATCATGAGAGGCAGAAACATCCAAGCAGTAATGGATTCACATTTGGAGGGGAACTACTCAATAGAGGTGGCTACTACACTGGTGAACCTTGCTTCTCAATGTCTACAGTATGAGCCAAGAGATCGGCCTGACATTAAAAAGTTGGTTTCCATTCTGGAGCCTTTGCAGATAAAATTAGAG GTACCATCATATGTGATGCTTGGAATTCCAAAGCCTGTGGAAGAACCACAGGCGCCTCCTACTCCACAGCGCCCTCTTTCTCCCATGGGAGAAGCCTGTTCCCGGATGGATCTAACTGCCATCCATCAGATCCTATTCACGACACATTACAGAGATGATGAAGGGAGCAATGAG CTATCTTTTCAAGAATGGACACAGCAGATGAGGGATATGTTGGATGCAAGGAAACGTGGCGACTTCGCCTTCAAAGACAAAGATTTTAAGGCAGCAATTGATTGTTACACTCAG TTTGTTGATGTGGGGACAATGGTTTCACCAACTGTATTCGCCAGACGAAGCTTGTGCTACCTCATGTGTGACCAACCTGATGCTGCCCTCCGTGATGCGATGCAAGCACAGATCATCTACCCTGATTGGCCCACAGCTTTCTACATGCAGGCAGTTGCGCTATCCAAGCTAAACATGCAGAGCGATGCCGTGGACATGCTGAACGAGGCGTCGCAGCTAGAAGAGAAGAGGCAAAAGAGCACAAAAGGACCTTGA
- the LOC117835617 gene encoding L-type lectin-domain containing receptor kinase SIT2 gives MAATSVAWYLVVGNQAPLAPKYISLRRLTEPDGVFIAPLGSGTRGPELHRPQATGHSHTSEFVQVSSMTPSSSCICLVGYLAVMSLLHNCFLCSVTADVDFLYNSFKHATDLSLDGSASILSGGALQLTNDSNNLMGHAFFDSPAQVVSGNVVVSFSTAFVFDIVTGGPGGGHVGLAFVVAASKVLPGATAEQYLDLLGKNNLGNSSNHVFAVEFDTVQANGLLNKTNGNHVGVDLNSLVSNVSEPAGYFTDDGKNISVTLESAQSIQAWVDYDGSSKILNVTIAPVSVASRPHRPLISHAIDLLPIFKQDMYVGFSAATGKLASSHDILAWSFRTGGAAQAIDLSRLPKVPKPPAPPPSMSTVVNIVAVSCVVTLTAIVVAIAFALWLWRRAILAETLEEWELDHPHRLSYKELYRATKGFWNSVVLLGAGGFGQVYKGVLRRSGDVVAIKRILSNGTQGMREFVAEVASLGRMRHRNLVELRGWCKRGLDLLLVYEFMPNGSLDAHLFGRAGAIMPPKPLLTWGQRVRILRGVASGLVYLHEEWEQVVVHRDVKASNVLLGADMAPRLGDFGLARLYEHGADPDTTRIVGTLGYMAPELTVTAKASKETDVFAFGALLLEVACGRRPIDPVTGVNLLHWVRDHGAKGDLLRAVDERPDGRYDKEEAKLVLWLGLMQPEARPSMRQVCQYLDGELGMQEEAVLVFSDACSFDFVSLSTLTWSSCWCNTMSVGSLLGGR, from the exons ATGGCAGCCACAAGTGTGGCGTGGTATTTGGTGGTAGGGAACCAAGCACCCCTTGCTCCAAAGTACATTTCATTACGGAGATTAACGGAGCCGGATGGAGTATTTATTGCCCCACTTGGAAGTGGAACCCGAGGTCCAGAGCTCCACAGGCCACAGGCCACAGGCCACAGCCACACCTCTGAGTTCGTTCAAGTTTCATCCATGACTCCATCTTCATCCTGCATTTGCCTTGTTGGCTACCTCGCCGTGATGTCCCTCCTCCATAATTGCTTTCTTTGTTCGGTTACTGCCGATGTCGACTTCCTCTACAACAGCTTCAAGCACGCCACCGACCTGAGCCTAGACGGTTCGGCGTCGATCTTGAGTGGCGGCGCTCTCCAGCTTACCAACGACAGCAACAACCTCATGGGCCATGCCTTCTTCGACTCGCCGGCGCAAGTTGTCAGCGGCAACGTCGTCGTCTCCTTCAGCACGGCCTTCGTATTCGATATCGTGACCGGTGGCCCCGGCGGTGGCCATG TGGGCCTGGCCTTCGTGGTCGCAGCCTCAAAGGTGCTGCCCGGTGCGACTGCCGAGCAGTATCTCGACCTCCTCGGCAAGAACAATCTGGGCAACTCCAGCAACCACGTCTTCGCCGTGGAGTTCGACACGGTGCAGGCAAACGGGCTGCTCAACAAGACCAATGGCAACCACGTCGGCGTCGACCTGAACAGCCTCGTGTCCAACGTGTCGGAGCCGGCCGGGTACTTCACCGACGACGGCAAGAACATCTCCGTAACGCTCGAGAGTGCACAATCAATTCAGGCATGGGTAGACTATGACGGCAGCTCCAAGATCCTCAACGTGACCATAGCTCCGGTGTCTGTGGCAAGTCGGCCTCACCGGCCGCTCATATCCCACGCCATTGACCTCCTGCCGATCTTTAAACAAGACATGTACGTCGGCTTCTCGGCGGCGACCGGGAAGTTGGCGAGCTCACACGACATCCTTGCATGGAGCTTCCGTACCGGAGGAGCTGCCCAAGCCATTGATCTCTCCCGGCTCCCAAAAGTTCCAAAGCCTCCCGCTCCCCCACCTTCCATGTCCACCGTCGTCAACATCGTGGCTGTATCTTGCGTGGTCACGCTCACCGCTATCGTTGTGGCGATCGCTTTTGCGCTTTGGCTGTGGCGGAGGGCCATCCTCGCCGAGACGCTCGAGGAGTGGGAGCTTGACCACCCTCACAGGTTATCGTACAAAGAACTGTACAGGGCCACCAAGGGGTTCTGGAACAGtgt TGTGCTCCTCGGCGCCGGTGGCTTCGGCCAGGTGTACAAAGGTGTGCTCCGGCGCTCCGGCGATGTCGTGGCCATCAAGCGCATCTTGAGCAACGGCACACAGGGGATGCGCGAGTTCGTGGCCGAGGTCGCGAGCCTCGGGCGCATGCGGCACCGGAACCTGGTCGAGCTGCGCGGGTGGTGCAAGCGCGGGCTGGACCTGCTCCTGGTCTACGAGTTCATGCCCAACGGCAGCCTCGACGCGCACCTGttcggccgcgccggcgccatcATGCCCCCAAAGCCCCTGCTGACATGGGGGCAGCGCGTCAGGATCCTCAGGGGCGTCGCGTCCGGGCTGGTGTACCTGCACGAGGAGTGGGAGCAGGTGGTGGTGCACCGCGACGTCAAGGCCAGCAACGTCCTCCTCGGCGCGGACATGGCCCCGCGGCTCGGCGACTTCGGCCTCGCGCGCCTCTACGAGCACGGCGCGGACCCCGACACGACGCGCATCGTCGGGACGCTGGGGTACATGGCGCCGGAGCTCACCGTGACCGCCAAGGCCAGCAAGGAAACCGACGTGTTCGCGTTCGGCGCGCTGCTCCTCGAGGTCGCCTGCGGCCGCCGGCCCATCGATCCCGTCACCGGCGTCAACCTGCTGCACTGGGTCCGAGACCACGGCGCCAAAGGCGACCTGTTGCGCGCCGTGGACGAGAGGCCGGACGGGCGCTACGACAAGGAGGAGGCGAAGCTGGTGCTGTGGCTGGGCCTCATGCAGCCGGAGGCGAGGCCCAGCATGCGGCAGGTCTGCCAGTATCTGGACGGCGAGCTTGGGATGCAGGAGGAGGCCGTGCTCGTCTTCTCGGACGCCTGCTCCTTCGACTTCGTGTCGTTGTCGACCCTGACGTGGTCGTCGTGCTGGTGCAACACAATGTCCGTGGGTTCACTTCTAGGCGGCCGATGA